The proteins below come from a single Chitinophaga pinensis DSM 2588 genomic window:
- a CDS encoding histidine kinase dimerization/phosphoacceptor domain -containing protein — translation MNRLLLVLHFILLGILPGMARQQYGVSIPVLQRSLEKSATDTGKIRLSLAIAEAYIRLPGNSQKDMESAFLYLKQATSLNAHTRIPRWEARSDYLYAKAYREKGLYTEGKAAIVKARQILTALNCPGDMADVLMETGHYYSIDVEAELKEKIHLYESAAIQYKIAGNTAEEAYACKMTGDCYHCWGKYDEALQYLNKTLTLYKKTGRKDLQGIYDLLGTIATGKGDYSQGLTYGLLALKTAEEQKDSSLQLCTILNRLSVTLYELGDYQHALDFAERSLKIANHYKDTTAILTVSTNFITIYLRDNQPAKALELLNRIVELYKEPVQKDRIWISTNLIRCYVQLQQLDKAAAFVPGLLTTSANMSKYNYYQTMIYSSLVMYYIHAKQFEKAAGFCALQAEVCKQIGQLNGLSHNYLQWFRADSALGNYPAAIRHYKDYKVLNDSLFRISKAGEIARLQVQYDFDQKNKDITLKQQNIELLTRQGLLQRAALKEARLTRNIIIFGAVMLLLLLILSYNRYQLKQASNKRLQQKQEEIYLQNQSLQGLIDVQEKLLEEKEWLVKEIHHRVRNNLQIVMSLLNTQAAYLHNSDALEAISESRYRMQAISLIHQKLYLSANMALIDMQNYTRELIAGLKDNFGGLQQLYFDINIAPVKLDVSQAVPVSLILNEALTNAIKYAFPKNENGIIYVSLQYTEEAQLLLRVADSGHGFPAGFDVYSHGTMGIRLIETLTEQLEGILEIKEAPGVSVQVSFKQQKS, via the coding sequence ATGAACAGGCTTTTGCTGGTCCTCCATTTCATACTGTTGGGCATACTACCCGGTATGGCCCGGCAGCAATATGGGGTATCCATTCCTGTATTACAACGTTCCCTGGAAAAAAGCGCGACCGATACCGGAAAGATCCGGTTGTCACTGGCCATTGCAGAAGCCTATATCCGTCTTCCAGGCAACAGCCAGAAAGATATGGAGAGCGCCTTCCTATATCTGAAACAGGCCACCTCCCTTAATGCACATACCCGGATTCCGCGGTGGGAAGCCCGTAGTGATTACCTCTATGCAAAAGCATATCGTGAAAAAGGTCTTTATACCGAGGGCAAAGCCGCTATCGTTAAAGCCAGACAAATACTGACAGCCCTTAATTGTCCCGGTGACATGGCAGACGTACTCATGGAAACAGGTCATTACTATAGCATAGATGTAGAAGCTGAACTCAAGGAAAAGATACACTTATATGAAAGTGCCGCTATTCAGTATAAAATAGCCGGCAACACAGCCGAAGAAGCCTATGCCTGTAAAATGACAGGTGACTGTTATCATTGCTGGGGGAAATACGACGAAGCACTGCAATATCTCAATAAAACACTTACCCTGTATAAGAAAACAGGACGTAAAGACTTACAAGGCATCTATGACCTATTGGGCACAATTGCCACCGGAAAAGGAGATTATAGCCAGGGATTGACCTATGGTTTGCTGGCCCTGAAAACCGCTGAAGAACAAAAAGACAGTTCACTGCAGTTATGTACGATCCTGAACCGGCTCAGTGTTACCCTATACGAACTGGGCGACTATCAACATGCACTGGACTTCGCAGAGCGATCGCTGAAAATAGCCAATCACTATAAGGATACGACCGCTATTCTTACCGTAAGTACGAATTTTATTACCATTTACCTGAGAGATAATCAGCCGGCAAAAGCACTGGAACTCCTGAACAGAATTGTCGAATTATATAAAGAACCCGTTCAGAAAGATCGTATCTGGATCTCTACAAACCTGATCAGGTGTTATGTACAGTTGCAACAGCTGGATAAGGCTGCTGCTTTTGTACCTGGTTTGCTGACCACTTCCGCAAACATGTCAAAGTATAATTATTATCAGACTATGATCTATTCGTCCCTGGTAATGTATTATATACATGCAAAGCAATTTGAAAAAGCTGCGGGATTTTGTGCGTTACAGGCAGAAGTCTGTAAGCAGATCGGTCAGTTAAATGGACTGTCCCACAACTATCTGCAATGGTTCCGGGCTGATTCCGCTTTGGGAAATTATCCGGCGGCGATCCGGCATTATAAAGACTATAAGGTACTCAACGATTCCCTGTTCAGAATCTCCAAAGCAGGTGAAATCGCCAGATTACAGGTACAGTACGACTTTGACCAGAAGAATAAGGATATCACACTGAAGCAGCAGAATATAGAATTGCTGACCCGACAGGGCCTGTTACAAAGAGCTGCTTTGAAAGAAGCCCGTCTGACCCGCAACATTATCATCTTTGGCGCTGTCATGTTGTTGCTACTGTTGATATTAAGTTACAACCGCTATCAGCTGAAGCAGGCCAGTAACAAACGGTTGCAGCAAAAACAGGAGGAGATCTATTTGCAGAATCAGTCCTTACAAGGGCTGATAGACGTACAGGAAAAGTTGCTGGAAGAAAAAGAATGGCTGGTAAAGGAAATACATCACCGGGTGAGGAACAACCTGCAGATAGTAATGAGTCTGCTAAACACACAGGCAGCCTACCTCCATAACAGCGATGCACTGGAAGCCATCAGTGAAAGCCGGTATCGGATGCAGGCTATTTCACTGATCCATCAGAAATTATATCTGTCTGCCAACATGGCCCTGATCGATATGCAGAATTATACCCGTGAACTGATAGCTGGTCTGAAAGACAATTTCGGCGGCTTACAACAGCTCTATTTCGATATCAATATCGCCCCGGTAAAACTGGATGTATCCCAGGCCGTACCCGTATCCCTGATACTGAATGAGGCACTGACCAACGCTATCAAATACGCTTTCCCAAAAAATGAGAACGGCATCATCTATGTCTCACTCCAATACACAGAGGAAGCACAATTATTATTACGTGTAGCTGACAGCGGACATGGTTTTCCTGCCGGCTTTGACGTCTATTCACATGGAACAATGGGTATCCGTCTCATAGAGACATTAACAGAACAACTGGAAGGAATACTTGAGATAAAAGAAGCGCCAGGAGTGTCTGTACAAGTGTCGTTTAAACAGCAAAAGAGCTGA
- a CDS encoding thioredoxin family protein, translating to MKTAVLSITCLICSLVLFLPAHAQHGPVTFAQLKDSMALQPRPVVIELYTTWCSYCRIQEKQIKRSPALQQLLSEKYYFVSVNAESADFAAFNDILDPVAFQRMSYPAWIILDTHYRMKDFHAGLLKSEVLEEWLKVK from the coding sequence ATGAAAACAGCCGTATTATCCATCACCTGTCTGATATGCAGTCTTGTGCTGTTCCTACCGGCTCATGCACAGCATGGGCCGGTAACTTTTGCCCAACTGAAAGACAGCATGGCCCTGCAACCCCGTCCTGTTGTCATTGAACTGTATACCACCTGGTGCAGCTATTGCAGGATCCAGGAAAAACAGATAAAACGTTCCCCCGCCTTACAGCAACTTTTATCCGAAAAGTATTATTTTGTCAGCGTAAATGCCGAAAGTGCCGACTTTGCTGCTTTTAATGACATCTTAGATCCCGTAGCATTCCAACGGATGTCTTATCCTGCCTGGATCATACTGGATACTCATTACCGGATGAAAGATTTCCATGCCGGACTGCTTAAATCCGAGGTATTAGAAGAATGGCTGAAAGTGAAATAA
- a CDS encoding histidine kinase dimerization/phosphoacceptor domain -containing protein: MPDTMGDYINFYRKMLRWCCCVLFCIWTDHTSAQQNTLSLFSLPEPVHYPVTEGIADAWMKVALDYNIYSEKELAQRIGCYEQAVRLYRKSLNRRKEADALQILGDCHNHQGALVPAETELLAALAIYQEIGYTALQGIYDLLGNVNGQKAHYDVALKYGFLAVRTAEAQQDSSLQLCTIYNRLGLTLYHLAEYHKALIYFNKSLSIAYKWKDTASILTLVPNIGSTYWRLGQSGLAIDILTSTEKRYPLTYDEDRITFAAGLCISYVSLVRYDEADVYVKKLLNLSSKFDRYNYIQDVVYVALLNYYQAIGDYTSLRYYARAYEEYCRRGGYAYELLNDYAYLFRADSALGNFPAAIDYYKQYKLLQDSLYGEEKSHQIAQLQLQYETERKDHDLQLKEKSIQLLTREGLLQQSALERARLEGNMIIGGTAMLVLMLVLGYNRYQLKQRLNRDLTLQQREINQQHQSLNVLVNRQRKLVAEKEWLIREIHHRAKDNLQIIVRLLNTQAANVDDQSARAAIRESRHCMQAVSLIHQKLYQEDNAAELDMDIYIRELVAYFRDSFDGLHQISFDLHLTNVYLEVYQAVPVGLILNEAITNACKYAFPEGRKGVITVVLNYVAENYLLLSVKDNGTGLPADFEIRKRASMGITLMETLTEQLEGHLSMTNKDGVSVIVIFKPQHNRETIPGLLKLVNKTA; this comes from the coding sequence ATGCCTGACACCATGGGGGACTATATCAATTTTTACCGGAAAATGCTACGCTGGTGCTGTTGTGTACTGTTTTGCATCTGGACGGATCATACATCCGCACAACAAAATACCTTGTCGCTATTTTCACTGCCTGAACCAGTGCACTATCCTGTTACCGAGGGTATAGCAGACGCCTGGATGAAAGTGGCGCTGGACTATAACATCTATTCAGAGAAAGAACTGGCGCAGCGTATTGGCTGTTATGAGCAGGCTGTCCGGCTTTACCGTAAGTCGCTAAACCGCCGGAAGGAAGCAGACGCATTACAGATCCTGGGAGATTGTCATAATCACCAGGGAGCACTGGTGCCGGCTGAAACAGAATTGTTAGCAGCCCTTGCTATCTATCAGGAAATAGGGTATACCGCTTTGCAGGGCATCTATGATCTTTTGGGAAATGTAAATGGGCAAAAGGCGCATTACGATGTGGCATTGAAGTATGGTTTTCTGGCCGTCCGCACAGCAGAAGCACAACAGGATTCCAGTTTGCAGTTATGTACTATCTACAACAGGCTTGGGCTGACTTTATACCACCTGGCGGAGTATCACAAGGCGTTGATATATTTCAACAAATCATTGAGTATTGCATATAAGTGGAAGGATACTGCATCCATATTGACGCTGGTCCCGAATATAGGCAGTACCTACTGGCGGCTGGGTCAATCCGGATTAGCGATTGATATACTGACATCCACAGAGAAAAGATATCCGCTTACTTATGATGAGGACAGGATCACTTTCGCGGCAGGATTATGCATCAGTTATGTCAGTCTTGTACGATACGATGAAGCAGATGTATATGTGAAAAAACTGCTGAACTTATCCAGTAAGTTTGATCGCTATAATTATATACAGGACGTCGTATATGTAGCACTATTGAACTATTATCAGGCGATAGGCGATTATACGTCTTTGCGGTATTATGCGCGCGCCTACGAAGAATATTGCCGGCGTGGCGGATATGCTTATGAACTGTTGAACGATTACGCGTATCTTTTCCGCGCAGATTCTGCACTAGGTAATTTCCCGGCTGCCATTGACTATTACAAGCAATATAAACTATTGCAGGATTCTCTCTATGGAGAAGAAAAAAGTCACCAGATCGCGCAATTGCAACTGCAGTATGAGACGGAACGTAAAGACCATGATCTGCAGCTGAAGGAAAAAAGCATTCAGCTGCTGACAAGGGAAGGGCTGTTGCAGCAGTCTGCGTTGGAACGTGCACGTCTGGAAGGGAATATGATTATCGGCGGTACGGCTATGCTGGTGCTGATGCTGGTGTTGGGATATAACCGTTATCAGCTGAAACAACGTCTCAATCGTGACTTAACTTTGCAACAACGGGAGATTAATCAGCAGCATCAGTCACTGAATGTATTGGTCAACCGGCAGCGGAAACTGGTGGCAGAAAAAGAATGGCTGATCCGGGAAATACATCACCGGGCGAAAGATAATCTTCAGATCATTGTACGTCTGTTAAATACACAGGCAGCCAATGTAGATGATCAGTCAGCGCGGGCTGCAATCCGGGAAAGCCGGCACTGTATGCAGGCCGTCTCCCTGATTCATCAGAAATTATATCAGGAAGATAATGCAGCAGAACTGGATATGGATATATATATCCGGGAACTTGTTGCATATTTTAGAGACAGTTTCGACGGATTACATCAGATTTCATTTGATTTGCATCTCACAAACGTATACCTCGAAGTATATCAGGCGGTGCCTGTCGGATTAATCCTGAACGAAGCCATCACAAACGCCTGCAAGTACGCTTTCCCCGAAGGACGAAAAGGCGTCATCACTGTGGTGCTCAATTATGTGGCGGAAAATTATCTGCTGCTGTCTGTAAAGGATAATGGTACAGGACTACCGGCTGATTTTGAGATACGGAAGCGTGCATCTATGGGAATTACATTAATGGAAACCCTGACAGAACAACTGGAAGGTCATCTATCCATGACAAACAAAGATGGCGTAAGCGTCATCGTAATATTTAAACCACAACATAATAGGGAAACGATTCCCGGCTTACTGAAATTAGTAAATAAAACTGCGTAG
- a CDS encoding TonB-dependent receptor — translation MAFPSAAQTSAPSGAISGSVSSDGQPLYLANVILVESKAGAATDSTGYFHINNLKPGTYTLKASATGYTVFTRKVTVTANGKANVQIRLQADVTKLNDIVVTGTLKPVSRAESPVPVEVYTPKYFQKNPSPSLFESIGMVNGVRPQLNCNVCNTGDIHINGMEGAYTLILIDGMPIVSALSTVYGLSGIPMSMVERIEVVKGPGSSLYGSEAMGGIVNVITKNPVKAPLISADVYSTSWGEYNVDAALKIKAGSAQGLIGVSYFNYQQPKDNNKDGFTDLTLQNRISIFNKWGFHRKDDRQASIAARYVYEDRWGGDMRWNKSWRGSDSIYGESIYTKRVELIGMYQLPVKEKIMLQYSYNRHEQNSYYGKTPYMATQHVGFAQLYWDKQLGEKHNLLTGASYRYTWYDDNTPGTLSEDGKENMPAKTPLPGAFIQDEWSFADKHKLLLGYRYDHDKYNGSIHSPRIAYKWAPDTDNTLRASFGTGFRVVNLFTEDHAALTGSRQVVIAEALKPEKSYNANLNYVLKIPMNNAFLNLDATGFYSYFTNKINGDFDVDPNKIVYDNLRGHAVSQGISLNVDAAFAFPLKVLAGLTYLDVYQVHEDDAGIPQKSRQLYAPKWAGTFTIGYSFPYNFGLDLTGNWNGPMRLPVQHNDFRPDYSPWFLLANVQVTKKFAKGWEVYGGVKNLLDYVPEYALIRPFDPFDKYVNDPVNNPNGYTFDTEYNYAPLQGVRGFLGIRYNLYQ, via the coding sequence AATAACCTTAAACCAGGCACTTATACCCTGAAAGCTTCCGCAACAGGATATACTGTTTTTACACGCAAGGTGACCGTGACTGCCAATGGAAAAGCCAATGTCCAGATCCGCTTACAGGCCGATGTTACCAAACTCAACGACATCGTAGTAACCGGTACCCTGAAACCTGTCAGCCGTGCTGAAAGTCCGGTGCCGGTAGAAGTGTATACCCCTAAATATTTCCAGAAAAATCCTTCGCCCTCCCTGTTCGAATCCATCGGTATGGTGAATGGGGTACGGCCGCAGCTGAACTGTAACGTCTGTAATACCGGCGATATCCACATCAACGGTATGGAAGGGGCATACACGTTGATCCTGATCGATGGGATGCCCATTGTCAGCGCTTTATCCACGGTATATGGACTGAGCGGCATTCCTATGAGTATGGTAGAACGGATCGAAGTGGTCAAAGGCCCCGGTTCTTCTCTTTATGGCTCTGAAGCCATGGGCGGTATCGTTAATGTGATCACTAAAAATCCTGTGAAGGCGCCCTTGATAAGTGCCGATGTCTATAGCACCTCCTGGGGGGAATATAATGTAGACGCTGCCCTGAAAATCAAAGCCGGTAGTGCACAGGGACTCATAGGTGTCAGCTATTTTAACTACCAGCAACCAAAGGATAATAATAAGGACGGCTTTACCGACCTCACCCTGCAAAACCGTATCTCTATATTTAATAAATGGGGCTTTCACCGGAAGGATGACCGGCAGGCCAGTATTGCCGCCAGATATGTATATGAAGATCGCTGGGGTGGAGATATGCGCTGGAATAAATCCTGGCGTGGCAGTGACAGCATCTACGGCGAAAGTATCTATACCAAAAGAGTAGAACTGATCGGTATGTACCAATTGCCTGTGAAAGAGAAGATCATGCTGCAGTACTCCTATAACCGGCATGAACAGAACTCCTACTATGGGAAAACACCCTATATGGCTACGCAACACGTAGGCTTTGCACAACTCTACTGGGATAAACAATTAGGGGAAAAACACAATCTGCTGACAGGCGCCTCCTATCGTTATACCTGGTATGATGATAATACGCCGGGTACACTTTCTGAAGATGGAAAAGAAAATATGCCGGCTAAAACACCCCTGCCGGGTGCTTTTATCCAGGACGAATGGTCTTTTGCAGATAAACATAAGTTGCTGTTAGGCTACCGCTATGACCATGATAAATACAATGGAAGTATTCACTCTCCCAGGATTGCTTATAAATGGGCGCCTGATACAGACAATACCCTGCGCGCCAGCTTCGGAACGGGATTTCGTGTTGTGAACCTGTTTACAGAAGATCATGCCGCGCTGACTGGTTCCCGCCAGGTCGTAATCGCGGAAGCCCTGAAGCCGGAGAAGTCTTACAATGCCAACCTGAACTACGTACTGAAGATACCTATGAACAATGCGTTCCTCAACCTGGATGCTACTGGTTTCTACTCTTATTTCACCAATAAGATCAACGGAGATTTTGATGTAGATCCCAATAAGATCGTTTATGATAACCTCCGTGGACACGCAGTATCCCAGGGAATCTCTTTAAATGTGGACGCAGCTTTCGCTTTCCCCCTGAAAGTACTGGCAGGCCTGACCTATCTGGATGTCTACCAGGTACATGAAGACGATGCCGGCATCCCGCAGAAAAGCCGGCAGTTATACGCGCCTAAGTGGGCTGGTACATTTACAATCGGATATAGTTTCCCTTACAACTTCGGCCTGGACCTGACCGGCAACTGGAATGGTCCTATGCGATTACCGGTACAGCATAATGACTTCAGACCTGATTATTCACCCTGGTTCCTGCTGGCAAACGTACAGGTAACAAAGAAGTTTGCCAAAGGATGGGAAGTTTATGGGGGGGTAAAAAACCTCCTGGATTATGTGCCTGAATATGCCCTGATACGGCCTTTCGATCCATTTGATAAATATGTGAACGACCCTGTGAATAATCCGAATGGTTATACTTTTGATACAGAATATAATTATGCTCCCTTACAGGGCGTCAGAGGATTTCTGGGCATACGATACAATCTCTATCAATGA
- a CDS encoding histidine kinase dimerization/phosphoacceptor domain -containing protein, whose amino-acid sequence MNRLLLLICLVTIGVLQCVAQDKTPLQDKQLSVLLMKEKPDEKDIKQLFTWGEQYINRPGILPKDLDSSILCANKILNAGIKQQNDGWQGQACMIYSKIFREKGEQTRGNEYARKAQKLFQRAGQDEYQGDAYVELSRYISYEDAENLPEAIHDQEMAVKLYEKTGNHKKQAETLTLLADYVIGIPDMYRAIDLLHQAEVVYKKIGYTHLGAVYDLLGLAYRSTGELSTALDYQLRAIKDIEAVGDTTQSLSTAYNGLGMMYYEMETFEQSVDAYNKAFTIAEKLKDTASMQYITGNLANSYIRLKNGVAALRVLKREERFFPPAGARPKILLEVAMVHAYLAEDKADAARPYIARIVETEKTMDRNDIGRFHLLTATATFYYVSKQYEKTIRECEEVGYITKKYNMLGPEVRNYRLWYKADSARGDLAAAIRHFQLYKFYSDSLFSVRKTSQLNQLQVKFDTEKKDQALQLKQKSIELLTRDSQLQKAELRRARFTRNVIILGAVMLIIVLLLGYNRYQLRLRSNRQLKVQQDEINQQNLSLQALISSQHKLLEEKEWLVKEIHHRVKNNLQIVMSLLNTQAAFLDDKDALNAIRESRFRMQAISLIHHKLYQSENMALIDINVYIHELIHFLQDGFTGASRIRFDMQIAPVKLDVSQAVPIGLILNEAITNAIKYAFTDNGTILISLKFTGLNQLTLVIADNGKGFAMNAVTGVGKSMGLMLMHTLSEQLDGALDIQSENGVVITVNFRYQEPESTEETAESTLTSSYGIMS is encoded by the coding sequence ATGAACAGGTTACTATTGCTTATCTGTTTAGTAACAATAGGTGTTTTGCAATGTGTTGCACAGGATAAGACGCCACTACAGGATAAACAGCTCAGCGTCTTGCTGATGAAGGAAAAGCCGGACGAAAAGGATATTAAACAGCTTTTTACCTGGGGAGAACAATACATTAACAGACCCGGCATATTGCCAAAAGATTTAGATAGCAGCATTCTATGCGCTAATAAGATACTCAATGCCGGTATAAAACAGCAAAATGACGGCTGGCAGGGACAGGCCTGTATGATCTATTCCAAGATATTCAGGGAAAAAGGAGAACAGACAAGAGGGAATGAATATGCCCGGAAGGCGCAAAAGCTATTTCAACGTGCCGGCCAGGATGAATACCAGGGAGATGCATATGTCGAATTGTCAAGATACATTTCTTATGAGGATGCAGAAAACTTACCGGAAGCCATACATGATCAGGAAATGGCGGTTAAACTGTATGAAAAAACAGGTAATCACAAGAAACAGGCAGAGACACTTACCTTACTGGCCGACTATGTAATCGGTATCCCGGATATGTACAGAGCGATTGACCTCTTGCACCAGGCAGAAGTAGTATATAAGAAGATCGGTTATACCCATCTGGGTGCTGTATATGATCTCCTCGGACTGGCATACAGATCGACCGGCGAGTTAAGCACGGCCCTTGACTACCAGCTGCGGGCCATTAAAGACATAGAAGCAGTTGGTGATACGACACAGTCGCTGTCTACGGCCTATAATGGTCTGGGTATGATGTACTATGAGATGGAGACTTTTGAACAGTCAGTCGATGCTTACAATAAAGCATTTACGATTGCTGAAAAACTGAAGGATACTGCCTCCATGCAATATATCACCGGTAATCTTGCCAACTCCTATATCCGCCTTAAAAACGGTGTTGCCGCCTTACGTGTATTGAAGCGGGAAGAGCGCTTTTTCCCTCCGGCAGGGGCCCGGCCTAAAATATTGCTGGAGGTAGCCATGGTACACGCATATCTGGCAGAGGACAAAGCGGACGCAGCACGCCCTTATATCGCCAGGATCGTTGAAACAGAGAAAACTATGGACCGGAACGATATAGGGAGATTTCACCTGCTGACTGCTACTGCGACCTTCTATTATGTGTCAAAACAATATGAAAAGACGATCCGCGAATGTGAAGAAGTAGGTTATATCACAAAGAAATATAACATGCTGGGCCCGGAGGTAAGAAACTATCGTTTGTGGTACAAAGCAGATTCTGCCAGAGGAGATTTAGCTGCTGCTATCCGGCATTTTCAGTTGTATAAGTTTTATAGCGATTCGTTGTTCAGTGTCAGGAAAACCAGTCAGCTTAACCAGCTACAGGTAAAGTTCGATACTGAAAAGAAAGACCAGGCCCTGCAGCTAAAACAGAAAAGTATAGAATTGCTGACCAGAGACAGTCAGCTGCAAAAAGCAGAATTAAGAAGGGCCAGATTCACCCGGAATGTGATCATTCTGGGGGCAGTCATGCTGATCATCGTCCTTTTGCTGGGGTATAACCGTTACCAGCTGCGACTACGTAGTAACCGTCAGCTCAAGGTACAGCAGGATGAAATTAATCAGCAGAATCTCTCCCTGCAGGCGCTGATCTCCTCACAACATAAACTGCTGGAAGAAAAGGAATGGTTAGTAAAAGAGATTCATCACCGGGTAAAGAATAACCTCCAGATTGTTATGAGCCTGTTGAATACACAGGCGGCTTTCCTGGATGACAAAGACGCCCTGAATGCGATCAGGGAGAGCCGTTTTCGGATGCAGGCGATTTCCCTGATTCACCATAAACTCTATCAGTCAGAAAATATGGCCCTGATCGATATCAACGTCTATATTCACGAACTGATCCATTTCCTGCAGGATGGCTTTACAGGCGCCAGCAGGATCCGGTTTGATATGCAGATAGCCCCTGTAAAGCTGGATGTGTCGCAGGCGGTGCCTATCGGACTGATTCTGAATGAAGCGATTACCAATGCGATCAAATACGCATTTACTGATAATGGTACTATATTGATTTCCCTGAAATTTACCGGACTGAATCAGCTTACACTGGTGATAGCAGATAACGGTAAAGGATTTGCGATGAATGCTGTCACAGGTGTCGGAAAATCAATGGGACTGATGCTGATGCACACCCTGAGTGAACAACTGGATGGCGCCCTGGATATCCAGAGTGAAAATGGTGTGGTAATAACAGTCAACTTCAGGTATCAGGAGCCTGAATCAACAGAAGAAACAGCGGAATCAACACTGACGTCCTCCTACGGGATCATGTCTTAA